In Anseongella ginsenosidimutans, one genomic interval encodes:
- a CDS encoding response regulator transcription factor gives MALKVLIADDHSIVRVGLTLLLKKIHPHVSVIESRDFREALEAVAAQHFDLMILDVNMANGNYQDAIDIIRRRQPRSKILIFSSLDEQLYAIRYLQTGADGFLHKLASENEVEYAVKQMLNTGKYISEKVKENMISSFLHGDKQHDDPLEILSNRELDIARFLIQGLSLKEIATRLNLHVATVSTYKTRIFEKMAISRVTDLIERFRIHGIVPGEKI, from the coding sequence ATGGCGTTAAAAGTCCTTATTGCGGATGATCATAGTATTGTACGTGTAGGCCTTACGCTGCTGTTAAAAAAAATTCATCCCCATGTTTCCGTCATTGAAAGCAGAGATTTCAGGGAAGCGCTGGAAGCCGTAGCTGCGCAGCATTTTGACCTGATGATTCTGGATGTAAATATGGCAAATGGGAATTACCAGGATGCAATTGATATTATCAGGCGCAGGCAACCCAGATCAAAAATTCTCATATTTTCATCCCTTGATGAGCAATTGTATGCTATCCGCTACCTTCAGACAGGGGCTGACGGCTTCCTGCATAAGCTGGCCAGCGAAAATGAAGTGGAATATGCTGTAAAACAAATGCTTAATACCGGAAAATATATTAGCGAGAAGGTAAAGGAAAATATGATCAGCTCTTTCCTTCATGGTGATAAACAACATGATGATCCCCTGGAAATACTCTCCAACAGGGAGCTGGATATTGCCAGGTTCCTGATACAGGGTCTGAGCTTAAAGGAAATAGCCACCCGGCTTAATCTCCATGTAGCCACAGTAAGTACCTATAAGACAAGGATCTTCGAAAAAATGGCAATTTCCAGGGTTACGGACCTGATTGAGCGTTTCCGTATCCACGGTATTGTTCCGGGTGAGAAAATATAA
- a CDS encoding sensor histidine kinase: protein MPEPTFKGEQDDFRIKLISILAHDFRGAFMNIISLMDFYKKGQVPPERFDMLFSELKSTSQNNLRSFENTLKWVKTRLKGYTYKAVAINASEALQESIKNNISEIKRKKISLTIKGDEEGCIIYADPQLLGFVLNNLLNNAVKYSYPGTVIECIIESGGDRPDKMVKVQIVDYGVGMDTETRDAIFCHEKTIYTGTAGEKGAGIALLICKDFVDIQQGTLEIASEPGNGSVFTLTIPGETGKTATVFCNSEPGSYYS from the coding sequence ATGCCGGAACCTACGTTCAAAGGAGAGCAGGATGATTTCCGGATAAAGCTGATTTCGATCCTTGCACATGATTTCCGGGGAGCGTTCATGAACATTATCTCCCTGATGGATTTCTATAAGAAAGGCCAGGTGCCTCCTGAACGCTTTGACATGCTTTTCTCGGAGTTGAAATCTACCTCGCAGAATAACCTGCGGTCCTTTGAAAATACGCTGAAGTGGGTAAAAACCAGGTTGAAAGGGTATACCTACAAAGCAGTAGCCATCAATGCTTCCGAAGCGTTGCAGGAATCAATCAAAAATAATATTTCGGAAATTAAAAGGAAAAAAATATCTTTAACTATTAAAGGCGATGAAGAGGGTTGCATTATATACGCCGATCCTCAGCTGCTTGGCTTTGTGTTAAATAACCTTCTGAACAACGCCGTTAAATATTCTTATCCGGGTACTGTAATAGAATGCATCATAGAGAGTGGCGGGGATAGACCGGATAAAATGGTCAAAGTGCAAATAGTTGACTACGGTGTTGGAATGGATACAGAAACAAGGGATGCGATCTTCTGCCATGAAAAAACAATTTACACGGGAACCGCCGGGGAGAAGGGCGCCGGTATTGCGCTCCTGATCTGTAAGGATTTTGTAGATATCCAGCAGGGAACACTTGAGATCGCATCGGAGCCGGGAAACGGCTCGGTGTTCACGCTGACCATTCCAGGGGAAACAGGCAAAACGGCAACGGTGTTCTGCAATAGCGAACCTGGTTCTTATTATTCCTGA